From a single Tursiops truncatus isolate mTurTru1 chromosome 20, mTurTru1.mat.Y, whole genome shotgun sequence genomic region:
- the LOC101328460 gene encoding LOW QUALITY PROTEIN: elongation factor 1-delta-like (The sequence of the model RefSeq protein was modified relative to this genomic sequence to represent the inferred CDS: substituted 1 base at 1 genomic stop codon) encodes MATNFLVHEKIWFDKFKYDDAERKFYEQMNGSMAGSSHQENGASVILRDVTRARENIHKSLAGSSGPAASSGPGGDHSELVIRIASLEVENQSLRGVMQDLXQAVCKLEAWLSALEKSSPTHPATAPQTQHVSPVRQVERPTRKAVTVTEDEDDDIDLLGSDEEEDQEAAWLREERQQQYAEKKVKKPALVAKSSILLDIKPWDDETDMAQLEACMCSIQLDGLTWGGGASKLGPVGYGTHKLQIQCVVEDDKVGTDLLEEEITKFEEHVQSVDTAAFNKI; translated from the coding sequence ATGGCCACAAACTTTCTAGTGCACGAGAAGATCTGGTTTGACAAGTTCAAATATGATGATGCAGAAAGGAAATTCTATGAGCAGATGAACGGGTCCATGGCTGGCTCCTCACACCAGGAGAATGGCGCCAGCGTGATCCTCCGTGACGTCACAAGAGCCAGAGAAAACATCCATAAGTCCCTGGCTGGAAGCTCAGGCCCTGCGGCCTCCAGTGGGCCCGGTGGAGACCACAGTGAGCTTGTCATCCGGATCGCCAGCCTGGAAGTGGAGAACCAGAGCCTGCGAGGGGTGATGCAGGATCTGTAGCaggctgtctgcaagctggaggcctGGCTGAGTGCACTAGAGAAAAGCTCGCCCACCCACCCGGCCACAGCTCCGCAGACCCAGCATGTGTCTCCCGTGCGCCAAGTGGAGCGCCCCACCCGGAAGGCGGTCACCGTCACAGAGGACGAGGACGATGACATTGACCTGCTCGGCAGCGATGAGGAGGAGGACCAGGAGGCTGCCTGGCTGCGGGAGGAAAGGCAGCAGCAGTACGCTGAGAAGAAGGTCAAGAAGCCTGCCCTGGTGGCCAAGTCCTCCATTCTCCTGGACATCAAGCCTTGGGATGACGAGACGGACATGGCCCAGCTGGAGGCCTGCATGTGCTCCATCCAGCTGGATGGGctgacctggggtgggggggcctcCAAGCTGGGGCCCGTGGGCTACGGCACCCACAAGCTGCAGATCCAGTGTGTGGTGGAGGACGACAAGGTGGGCACGGACCTGCTGGAAGAGGAGATCACCAAGTTCGAGGAGCATGTGCAGAGCGTTGACACTGCTGCTTTCAACAAGATCTGA